From Rahnella aceris, a single genomic window includes:
- the lysC gene encoding lysine-sensitive aspartokinase 3 gives MNHAVSRNASQQPLGNVIVAKFGGTSVADFDAMNRSADIVLSRPEVRLVVLSASAGVTNLLVELAEGKETERRVFLLDEIRRIQSAIIDRLDNPTVIREEIGRMLENIAMLSEAASLATSTALTDELVSHGELMSTLLFVEIIRQRNVPVEWFDVRKIMRTNDRFGRAEPDTQVLSELTVQQLQPRLQDALVITQGFIGSEGKGRTTTLGRGGSDYTAALLGEALSVSRVDIWTDVPGIYTTDPRLVPAAKRIDRIAFEEAAEMATFGAKVLHPATLLPAVRRGIPVFVGSSKDPSGGGTLVCDTSDNPPLFRAIALRRRQTLVTLHSLSMLHSRGFLAEVFGILARHSISVDLITTSEVSVALTLDTTGSTSSGDSLLTTSLLTELSSLCRVEVEENLALIAIIGNKLSQACGVGKEVFGVLDPFNIRMICYGASSYNLCFLVPGNDADQVVKTLHRNLFE, from the coding sequence ATGAATCACGCAGTATCCCGCAACGCCAGCCAGCAGCCTTTGGGCAATGTCATCGTCGCCAAATTCGGCGGTACCAGCGTGGCGGATTTCGACGCAATGAACCGCAGCGCGGATATCGTGCTGTCGCGCCCTGAAGTGCGTCTGGTTGTTCTCTCCGCCTCTGCGGGCGTCACCAATTTATTAGTTGAGCTGGCAGAAGGTAAAGAAACCGAACGCCGGGTGTTCCTGCTTGATGAAATTCGCCGCATCCAGAGCGCCATTATCGATCGCCTCGATAATCCCACCGTGATCCGCGAAGAAATCGGCCGCATGCTGGAAAATATCGCCATGCTGTCAGAAGCGGCGAGCCTTGCGACCTCTACCGCGCTGACCGACGAACTGGTGAGCCATGGCGAACTGATGTCCACCCTGCTGTTTGTTGAAATCATCCGCCAGCGCAACGTGCCAGTGGAATGGTTCGACGTACGTAAAATCATGCGTACCAACGATCGCTTTGGGCGCGCGGAGCCGGATACGCAGGTATTAAGCGAGTTAACCGTTCAGCAGCTACAACCGCGCTTGCAGGACGCCCTGGTAATCACACAAGGTTTTATCGGCTCAGAAGGCAAAGGCCGCACCACGACGCTTGGCCGTGGCGGCAGCGATTACACCGCCGCATTGTTGGGTGAAGCGCTGAGCGTTTCCCGTGTGGATATCTGGACTGACGTCCCGGGGATTTATACCACCGACCCGCGTCTGGTGCCGGCGGCAAAACGTATTGACCGCATTGCGTTTGAAGAAGCCGCTGAAATGGCGACATTTGGTGCCAAAGTTCTGCATCCAGCCACTCTGCTGCCCGCGGTGCGTCGCGGTATCCCGGTGTTTGTAGGCTCGAGCAAAGACCCGTCAGGCGGCGGCACCTTAGTGTGTGATACCAGCGATAATCCGCCGCTGTTCCGCGCGATAGCCCTGCGCCGCAGACAAACGCTGGTCACGCTGCACAGCCTGAGCATGCTCCATTCACGCGGTTTCCTCGCCGAAGTGTTTGGCATTCTGGCACGCCACAGTATCTCTGTGGATCTGATCACCACATCCGAAGTCAGCGTCGCGCTGACGCTGGATACCACCGGTTCCACATCCTCAGGCGACAGCCTGCTGACCACCTCACTGCTGACAGAATTATCCTCACTGTGCCGCGTGGAAGTGGAAGAAAATCTGGCGCTGATTGCGATTATCGGCAACAAACTGTCCCAGGCCTGTGGCGTCGGCAAAGAAGTGTTCGGCGTGCTGGACCCGTTCAATATCCGCATGATTTGCTACGGCGCAAGCAGCTACAACCTGTGCTTCCTGGTGCCGGGCAACGATGCCGATCAGGTCGTTAAAACTCTACACCGCAACCTGTTCGAATAA
- the panS gene encoding ketopantoate/pantoate/pantothenate transporter PanS has translation MLAKITRLFPLWAVLLSVAAYYSPGTFTPIGPHVSTLLMLIMFAMGVTLEFGDFKRVLSRPGPVAAATFLHYLIMPLAAWVLAKLFHMPADLSAGMILVGSVASGTASNVMIYLAKGDVALSVTISAVSTLVGVFATPLLTRLYVDTHIKVDVEGMLLSILQIVVIPILAGLIIHHLFTKTVKRIEPLLPLFSMACIVAIISAVVAGSQGFIGSVGLIVIVAVILHNGIGLLSGYWGGKLFGFDETTCRTLAMEVGMQNSGLAATLGKIYFTPLAALPGALFSVWHNLSGSLLAGYWSGKPVKKD, from the coding sequence ATGTTAGCCAAAATAACCCGCCTGTTCCCGTTGTGGGCCGTGCTGTTATCCGTCGCGGCCTATTACTCGCCCGGTACGTTCACGCCGATCGGCCCGCATGTTTCTACCCTGCTGATGCTGATTATGTTCGCGATGGGTGTCACTCTCGAATTCGGTGATTTCAAACGCGTGCTTTCCCGACCTGGCCCGGTTGCTGCCGCCACGTTCCTGCATTATCTGATCATGCCGCTGGCGGCGTGGGTGCTGGCAAAACTGTTCCATATGCCGGCAGATTTATCGGCGGGAATGATTCTGGTGGGCAGCGTTGCCAGCGGTACAGCCTCTAACGTGATGATTTATCTTGCGAAAGGAGATGTCGCGCTTTCCGTGACGATTTCAGCAGTTTCCACGCTGGTGGGGGTTTTCGCCACGCCACTGCTGACGCGTCTGTATGTCGATACGCACATTAAAGTGGATGTGGAAGGCATGCTGTTAAGCATTTTGCAGATCGTCGTCATCCCGATTTTAGCCGGTCTGATTATTCATCATCTGTTCACGAAAACCGTGAAACGTATCGAACCGCTGCTGCCGCTTTTCTCAATGGCATGCATTGTCGCCATTATCAGCGCCGTCGTGGCGGGCAGTCAGGGCTTTATCGGTTCGGTGGGATTGATCGTGATTGTGGCGGTTATTCTGCACAACGGCATAGGCTTACTGAGCGGTTACTGGGGCGGGAAACTGTTTGGCTTTGACGAAACCACCTGCCGCACGCTGGCGATGGAAGTCGGGATGCAGAACTCAGGTTTAGCGGCGACGCTGGGGAAAATCTATTTCACCCCGCTGGCCGCACTGCCGGGCGCATTGTTCTCGGTATGGCACAATCTGTCAGGTTCTTTGCTGGCCGGTTACTGGTCCGGTAAGCCGGTCAAAAAAGACTGA
- a CDS encoding Na/Pi cotransporter family protein: MLTLLHLLSAISLLVWGTHIVRTGIMRVFGANLRRVLSNSVEKKPLAFVAGIGVTALVQSSNATALLVTSFVSQGLVALAPALVIILGADVGTAVMARILTFDLSWLSPLLIFVGVAFFLSRKQTRAGQMGRVGIGLGLILLALELIVGAATPIMQASGVKVLFSSLTGDVLLDALTGAVFAIISYSSLAAVLLTATLAATGVISLKVSLCLVIGANLGSGLLAMINASKMNAAGRRVALGSTLFKLIGLVIVLPFVGLLSTQLARLGIPDEELVIYFHMFYNLIRCLAMVPLTAPMAKVCEMMIADVPEDDPRLRPRHLDVSAIDTPTLALANAARETLRMGDVVEHMLILNREVMHGKLAQDREVRRLDDDVDVLYTAIKLYLAQINKEGLGEDDSRRWAEIIEMALNLEQAGDIIERMTGDITAKSHATRRAFSPEGLVELDALHEKLQDNLRLSLGVFLSNDLTSARRLRRSKHRFRILDRRYAHAHVDRLHQHNVQSIETSSLHLGLLGDMKRLNSLFCAVAYNVLDQDEQEDEQREPNDDVQRV; encoded by the coding sequence GTGTTAACCCTTTTGCATTTGTTGTCTGCTATTTCTCTGCTCGTATGGGGTACGCACATCGTGCGTACCGGCATCATGCGTGTCTTTGGCGCCAATCTGCGCCGTGTTCTGAGTAACAGTGTCGAGAAAAAACCGCTGGCGTTTGTGGCGGGCATTGGCGTTACTGCGCTGGTGCAAAGCAGTAATGCTACCGCGCTGCTGGTCACGTCGTTTGTATCGCAGGGGCTGGTAGCCCTGGCTCCGGCACTGGTGATTATTCTCGGTGCAGATGTCGGGACCGCCGTGATGGCGCGTATCCTGACCTTCGATCTCTCCTGGCTTTCTCCGCTGCTGATTTTCGTCGGTGTCGCGTTCTTCCTCAGCCGTAAACAGACCCGCGCGGGGCAAATGGGCCGTGTCGGTATCGGGCTGGGGCTGATTTTACTGGCGCTGGAGCTGATTGTGGGCGCCGCGACGCCGATCATGCAGGCCTCCGGCGTTAAAGTTTTATTCTCGTCCCTGACCGGTGATGTGCTGCTCGATGCCCTGACCGGCGCAGTGTTTGCCATCATCAGTTATTCCAGTCTGGCGGCGGTGTTGCTGACGGCAACCCTTGCCGCGACCGGCGTGATTTCGCTTAAAGTGTCACTTTGTCTGGTCATCGGTGCCAACCTCGGCAGCGGGCTGCTGGCGATGATTAACGCCAGTAAAATGAATGCCGCCGGTCGCCGCGTGGCGCTCGGCAGTACGCTGTTTAAACTGATTGGTTTGGTGATTGTGCTGCCGTTTGTCGGACTGTTGTCGACGCAACTGGCGCGGCTTGGCATTCCGGATGAAGAACTGGTGATCTACTTCCACATGTTCTACAACCTGATCCGTTGTCTGGCGATGGTGCCGCTGACGGCGCCGATGGCGAAGGTTTGCGAGATGATGATTGCCGATGTGCCTGAAGATGATCCCCGTCTGCGTCCGCGCCATCTGGATGTCAGCGCAATTGATACCCCGACGCTGGCGCTGGCCAATGCCGCCCGTGAAACCTTGCGCATGGGCGACGTGGTCGAACATATGCTGATCCTCAACCGGGAAGTGATGCACGGTAAACTGGCACAGGATCGCGAAGTGCGGCGTCTCGACGATGACGTTGATGTGCTCTATACCGCCATCAAGCTGTATCTGGCGCAAATCAACAAGGAAGGACTTGGCGAAGATGATTCCCGCCGCTGGGCTGAAATCATCGAAATGGCGCTGAACCTCGAACAGGCCGGTGACATTATCGAGCGCATGACCGGCGATATCACCGCCAAATCCCACGCTACCCGACGCGCGTTCTCGCCGGAAGGACTGGTGGAGCTGGATGCCTTACATGAGAAATTGCAGGATAACCTGCGCCTGAGTCTGGGCGTTTTCCTGTCGAACGATCTGACCAGTGCGCGCCGTCTGCGCCGCTCCAAACACCGTTTCCGCATTCTCGACCGCCGTTATGCGCATGCGCACGTCGATCGCCTGCATCAGCATAATGTGCAGAGTATCGAAACCAGCTCGCTGCACCTCGGGTTGCTGGGGGATATGAAACGTCTGAACTCACTGTTCTGTGCAGTGGCCTATAACGTGCTGGATCAGGATGAGCAGGAAGATGAGCAGCGCGAACCGAATGATGATGTGCAACGGGTGTAG
- a CDS encoding HAD family hydrolase, with translation MKLALFDLDETLISGDCSSLWSAYMVANGWVADEQAFLQQDAALMQQYAIGQMDMQEYMRCTLVPLSGRSQRDVAAMVANYIQDVIAPRVYTQARECLAAHRAQGDRTVIISASGEHLVQPIARFLGVDETLAIGVEMKDGRFTGATRGTMTYREGKVSRLLELINQDASLLQSASFYSDSHNDLPLLTRVGQPVAVNPDAILLQHARQAGWPVYAWR, from the coding sequence ATGAAACTGGCGCTGTTTGATCTCGATGAAACCCTGATTAGCGGCGACTGTTCGAGTTTGTGGTCAGCCTACATGGTGGCAAATGGCTGGGTGGCCGATGAGCAGGCTTTTCTGCAACAAGATGCCGCGCTGATGCAGCAATATGCTATCGGTCAGATGGATATGCAGGAGTACATGCGTTGTACTTTGGTGCCGCTGTCCGGCCGCAGTCAACGTGATGTCGCGGCGATGGTCGCGAATTATATTCAGGATGTGATTGCCCCGCGTGTTTACACGCAGGCGCGTGAGTGTCTGGCTGCTCACCGTGCACAGGGCGACCGGACGGTAATTATTTCCGCGTCCGGTGAACATCTGGTGCAGCCGATTGCCCGTTTTCTCGGTGTTGATGAAACGCTGGCGATTGGTGTTGAAATGAAAGACGGGCGTTTTACCGGCGCCACACGAGGGACGATGACCTATCGCGAGGGAAAAGTCTCGCGGTTGCTGGAGCTCATCAATCAGGACGCATCCCTTTTGCAATCAGCCAGTTTTTATTCTGATTCCCATAATGATCTGCCGTTGCTGACCCGCGTGGGCCAGCCGGTGGCGGTGAATCCAGACGCTATCCTGCTCCAGCACGCCCGGCAGGCAGGATGGCCGGTCTATGCCTGGCGTTAA
- a CDS encoding ABC transporter ATP-binding protein, translating to MSYLQVTQLNKSYGPTQIFNNIDFSAEEGEFVTLLGPSGCGKSTLLRCLAGLTSVDSGKILIQGQDIVPLPPQQRGIGMVFQSYALFPNMTVEANVAFGLKMQKIPASELHRRVGEVLELVEMNDYAKRYPHQLSGGQCQRVALARSLVTQPRLLLLDEPLSALDARIRKHLREQIRRIQREMNLTAIFVTHDQEEALTMSDRIVLMNKGQIVQNADAETLYTEPVDAFAAGFIGSYNLLSPEQAMALTGITYTGRVAIRPESVTICELIEGIPAKIISHSLLGNVVRYRVLAHGVELSVDVLNRSVASLRADGSDIGLQLDLVTLREVA from the coding sequence ATGTCGTATTTGCAGGTTACTCAACTCAACAAGTCTTACGGTCCGACGCAGATTTTCAACAACATCGATTTCTCAGCAGAAGAGGGAGAATTCGTCACACTGCTGGGGCCAAGCGGCTGCGGAAAATCCACGCTGCTGCGCTGTCTGGCCGGTCTGACTTCCGTCGACAGCGGAAAAATTCTGATTCAGGGGCAGGATATTGTGCCGCTGCCGCCACAACAGCGCGGCATCGGCATGGTCTTCCAGAGCTATGCGCTGTTTCCTAATATGACGGTTGAAGCCAATGTCGCGTTCGGCCTGAAAATGCAAAAGATACCGGCTTCAGAGCTGCACCGGCGCGTCGGTGAAGTACTGGAACTGGTGGAAATGAACGATTACGCAAAACGTTATCCGCATCAGCTTTCCGGTGGTCAGTGTCAGCGTGTGGCACTGGCGCGTTCACTGGTTACGCAGCCGCGCCTGTTGCTGCTCGACGAACCCCTTTCCGCGCTCGATGCCCGTATCCGTAAGCATCTGCGTGAGCAAATCCGCCGTATTCAGCGTGAAATGAATCTGACGGCGATTTTCGTGACCCACGATCAGGAAGAAGCGCTGACCATGTCCGACCGGATTGTGCTGATGAACAAAGGGCAAATCGTCCAAAATGCCGATGCCGAAACCCTGTATACTGAACCGGTGGATGCGTTTGCTGCGGGCTTTATCGGCAGCTACAACCTGCTAAGCCCTGAACAGGCGATGGCGCTGACCGGCATAACTTACACGGGCCGTGTCGCCATCCGTCCGGAGTCGGTCACAATATGCGAGCTGATTGAAGGTATTCCGGCTAAAATTATCAGCCACAGTCTGCTTGGCAACGTCGTGCGTTATCGCGTTTTAGCACACGGAGTTGAGCTTTCTGTGGATGTCTTAAACCGTTCTGTGGCCTCACTTCGCGCCGATGGCAGCGATATTGGTCTACAGTTAGATCTTGTTACGTTACGGGAAGTTGCATGA
- a CDS encoding ABC transporter permease, producing the protein MSRSEAIYHRVVIWILLIVLMLPLLATLVYALVLEWGATILPSGFTLKWLVELWSDPRFLIALWHSLLVCFGTLFLSLVLILPLMFVIAYYFPKLDALMNILILLPFAVPPVVSSVGLMQLYSAEPLALTGTPWILIGCYFTIALPFIYRAISNNMQAINLRDLMDAAHLLGASTWKAALLVVLPNLRKGGMIAVLLSFSFLIGEFVFANLLAGSRYETVQVYLYNMRNGSGHFTSALVISYFMVVLIFTWVANMLNKGKS; encoded by the coding sequence ATGTCGCGGTCTGAAGCAATTTACCACCGTGTGGTGATCTGGATTTTACTGATTGTCCTGATGTTGCCGCTGCTGGCGACGCTGGTCTATGCGCTGGTGCTGGAATGGGGGGCGACCATTTTACCGAGCGGCTTTACGCTGAAATGGCTGGTGGAACTGTGGAGCGATCCGCGCTTCCTGATTGCGCTCTGGCATTCGCTGCTGGTGTGTTTCGGCACACTTTTTCTGTCGCTGGTGCTGATCCTGCCACTAATGTTTGTGATTGCTTACTATTTCCCTAAGCTCGATGCACTGATGAACATCCTGATCCTGCTGCCGTTCGCCGTGCCGCCGGTGGTGTCATCGGTGGGCCTGATGCAACTCTATTCCGCTGAACCGCTGGCGCTCACCGGTACGCCGTGGATCCTGATTGGCTGTTACTTCACCATCGCGCTGCCGTTTATCTATCGCGCTATTTCTAACAACATGCAGGCGATCAACCTGCGTGACCTGATGGATGCTGCACATCTGCTCGGTGCCAGCACCTGGAAAGCGGCGCTGCTGGTGGTTTTGCCTAACTTACGCAAAGGCGGAATGATTGCCGTCCTGCTGTCGTTTTCCTTCCTGATCGGGGAGTTTGTGTTCGCCAATCTGCTGGCGGGCAGCCGTTATGAAACGGTTCAGGTTTACCTCTATAACATGCGTAATGGCAGCGGCCATTTTACCAGCGCATTGGTCATCTCCTATTTCATGGTCGTCCTGATTTTCACCTGGGTGGCGAACATGCTGAACAAAGGAAAGAGCTGA
- a CDS encoding ABC transporter permease: MKAKWIAALFMLPFLVFFIAFQLAPLTWIAVSSFYSETYEAWGLGNYTDILTSPFYLQAMRFSLDISIWSSLYGLLIALVGSYSLRQLGPTKLHDFVMSFTNMTSNFAGVPLAFAFVILLGLNGCLTLLLKKYGLMEHFDLYSKDGLIVLYTYFQIPLGVLLMYPAFDALREDWRESAALLGAGRWRYWRHIGIPVLFPALLGTFVILLANALGAYATVYALTTGNFNVVPVRIAALVSGDISLDPNMGSALAMLLVVLMAFITLIHQWLLRKSYLSQRS, from the coding sequence ATGAAAGCTAAGTGGATTGCGGCGTTGTTTATGCTGCCGTTTCTGGTGTTTTTCATCGCTTTTCAGCTGGCGCCGCTGACATGGATTGCGGTGAGCAGCTTTTACAGCGAAACCTATGAAGCCTGGGGACTGGGCAATTACACCGACATTCTGACATCACCGTTCTATTTACAGGCTATGCGTTTCTCACTGGATATTTCCATCTGGTCGAGTTTATACGGTTTGCTTATTGCGTTAGTGGGTAGTTACTCACTTCGCCAGCTTGGCCCGACAAAGCTGCACGACTTTGTGATGTCGTTTACTAACATGACCAGCAACTTTGCGGGCGTACCGCTGGCCTTCGCCTTCGTTATCCTGCTTGGCCTGAATGGTTGTCTGACGCTGCTGCTGAAAAAATATGGCCTGATGGAACACTTCGACCTCTATTCAAAAGACGGCCTGATTGTGCTCTATACCTATTTCCAGATCCCGCTCGGCGTGTTGCTGATGTATCCGGCATTTGATGCGTTACGGGAGGACTGGCGCGAGTCAGCGGCCTTGCTGGGCGCGGGACGCTGGCGTTACTGGCGTCATATCGGTATTCCGGTACTGTTCCCGGCCTTGCTCGGCACCTTCGTTATTTTGCTCGCCAATGCCCTTGGCGCGTATGCCACGGTGTATGCGCTGACCACCGGTAACTTTAACGTGGTGCCGGTGCGTATCGCGGCGTTGGTCTCGGGGGATATTTCTCTCGATCCGAATATGGGCAGCGCGCTGGCGATGTTGCTGGTGGTGCTGATGGCCTTTATCACGCTGATCCATCAGTGGTTATTGCGTAAAAGTTATCTCAGTCAGCGCAGCTGA
- a CDS encoding alkaline phosphatase family protein: protein MKSILVVLDGLNYQVGRDAMGYLQAQCAAGRGRLYQLECELPSLSRPLYECILTGITPVVSGIVHNHVDRLSTQRSIFHYARDAGLTTAAAAYHWVSELYNRTPFDPPRDRHTSDDSLTIQHGHFYYDDSYPDSHLFDDAESLRRRHDPDFLLIHPMNIDDAGHKFGLSTPQYRNKARTADGILSRYLGDWLDAGYQVIVTADHGMNDDRSHGGILPEERQVPLFVFGSAFSFKEAAPLQTELCGTVCQILNIAHDKPHCAALLA, encoded by the coding sequence ATGAAGAGCATTCTGGTAGTACTCGACGGGCTGAATTATCAGGTCGGCCGCGACGCAATGGGTTATCTGCAAGCCCAGTGTGCCGCAGGACGCGGCCGCTTGTATCAACTGGAATGCGAATTGCCTTCGCTGTCCCGGCCACTTTATGAATGCATTCTCACCGGTATCACGCCGGTGGTGAGTGGCATTGTTCACAACCACGTTGACCGGTTATCGACTCAACGTAGTATTTTCCACTATGCCCGCGACGCTGGCCTGACGACGGCTGCTGCGGCTTATCACTGGGTCAGCGAGCTGTATAACCGCACGCCGTTTGACCCGCCGCGTGACCGCCACACCAGCGATGACTCGCTGACTATCCAGCACGGCCATTTTTATTACGATGATAGTTACCCTGATTCGCATCTGTTCGATGACGCCGAAAGCCTGCGTCGTCGTCATGATCCCGACTTCCTGCTGATCCACCCGATGAACATTGATGATGCCGGGCATAAATTTGGCCTGTCGACGCCCCAATACCGCAACAAAGCACGCACCGCAGACGGCATCCTGTCGCGCTATCTGGGCGACTGGCTGGACGCCGGTTATCAGGTGATCGTGACTGCGGATCACGGTATGAATGATGACCGCAGCCACGGCGGTATTTTGCCGGAGGAGCGTCAGGTGCCGCTGTTCGTCTTCGGCAGTGCGTTCAGCTTCAAAGAGGCCGCACCGTTGCAGACGGAGTTATGCGGAACTGTTTGTCAGATCCTCAATATTGCCCACGACAAGCCACATTGCGCGGCATTACTGGCCTGA
- a CDS encoding ABC transporter substrate-binding protein has protein sequence MKQLFASVLTSALVLSASSAFAAEPPAALLKAAQAEGTVNSVGMPDDWANWKGTWSDLSTKYGLKHSDTDMSSAQEIAKFLAEKDNASADIGDVGAAFGPVAVQKGVTQPYKPTTWDQVPDWAKDKEGMWALAYTGTIAFIIDKSQVKDEPHSWADLLNSKYKVTIGDVSTAAQAANGVLAATYAMGGNEKDLKPGLEYFGKLAKAGRLSLTNPVIASLEKGEVQVGVVWDFNGLSYRDKIDKTRFDVVIPSDGTITSGYTTIINKFAKHPNAAKLAREYIFSDAGQINLAQGYARPIRADHITLPDDAKAKLLPSSEYKNAHPIADPAAWDKSAKTLPRLWQENVMINMQQ, from the coding sequence ATGAAACAGTTGTTCGCTTCTGTGTTAACCAGCGCGCTTGTCCTCTCCGCTTCATCGGCATTTGCCGCTGAACCTCCTGCTGCACTCCTGAAAGCGGCACAAGCCGAAGGAACGGTAAACAGTGTCGGTATGCCTGATGACTGGGCGAACTGGAAAGGAACCTGGAGTGATCTGAGCACCAAGTATGGCCTGAAACATAGCGATACCGATATGAGTTCGGCACAGGAGATCGCGAAATTCCTGGCAGAAAAAGACAATGCCAGTGCTGATATTGGCGACGTGGGTGCAGCTTTTGGACCCGTTGCCGTGCAAAAAGGCGTGACTCAGCCCTATAAACCAACCACCTGGGATCAGGTACCAGACTGGGCAAAAGATAAAGAGGGTATGTGGGCACTTGCTTATACCGGCACTATCGCCTTCATCATTGATAAATCGCAGGTGAAAGATGAGCCACACAGCTGGGCTGATCTGCTAAACAGCAAATACAAAGTGACTATCGGTGACGTGAGCACCGCAGCGCAGGCCGCAAATGGCGTGCTGGCGGCAACTTACGCGATGGGCGGCAATGAAAAGGACCTGAAACCAGGTCTGGAATATTTTGGCAAACTGGCGAAAGCAGGGCGTCTGAGCCTGACTAACCCGGTCATCGCGTCTCTGGAAAAAGGTGAAGTGCAGGTTGGCGTAGTCTGGGACTTCAACGGTCTGAGCTATCGCGACAAAATCGACAAAACCCGCTTCGACGTGGTGATCCCATCTGATGGCACTATCACGTCCGGTTACACCACGATCATCAACAAATTCGCCAAACATCCGAACGCCGCCAAACTGGCGCGTGAATACATCTTCTCTGATGCCGGTCAGATCAATCTGGCACAAGGCTATGCCCGTCCAATCCGTGCCGATCACATCACGCTGCCAGACGATGCAAAAGCCAAACTGTTGCCTTCCAGCGAATACAAAAATGCGCACCCGATTGCAGATCCGGCTGCCTGGGATAAGAGCGCGAAAACCTTGCCGCGTCTGTGGCAGGAAAACGTCATGATCAACATGCAGCAGTAA
- a CDS encoding UTRA domain-containing protein has translation MSESQTTLAVICKALSESIAAGAFSAEGRLPSERTLSEQFSTTRITLREALSQLEAQGLIYREVRRGWFVSPPRIVYNPLQRSHFHAMAKDQGRSAKTTVINAKHCIASDTVCQKLLLPSESEVICIRRLRYIDNRPVLYVEHYLNPLYFQGILDADLTTSLTDLYASRYDIHYGRVRFDMVPTLLPEEASHALKVAPGSPALFITRTNRDQHDRVIDCDLEYWRYDALHIDVEVS, from the coding sequence ATGAGTGAATCGCAGACTACCCTTGCCGTTATCTGCAAGGCATTAAGCGAAAGTATTGCGGCCGGGGCATTTTCTGCCGAGGGAAGGCTGCCTTCTGAGCGCACGTTGAGTGAACAGTTTTCCACTACCCGTATTACATTACGGGAAGCATTGAGCCAGCTTGAGGCCCAGGGTCTGATTTACCGGGAAGTACGCCGGGGCTGGTTTGTTTCCCCGCCACGCATTGTCTACAACCCGCTGCAAAGAAGTCACTTTCACGCAATGGCGAAAGATCAGGGGCGCAGCGCAAAGACCACAGTGATTAATGCGAAGCACTGTATTGCCAGCGATACGGTGTGTCAGAAGTTATTGTTGCCGTCAGAGAGTGAGGTCATTTGCATCCGGCGGTTGCGTTATATCGATAACCGCCCGGTTTTGTACGTCGAGCACTATCTTAATCCTCTGTATTTTCAGGGCATTCTTGACGCGGATCTCACGACATCGCTGACTGATTTGTACGCATCCCGCTATGACATCCATTACGGACGCGTGCGTTTCGACATGGTGCCGACATTGCTGCCTGAAGAGGCGTCACATGCACTGAAAGTGGCTCCCGGTAGCCCGGCGTTGTTTATTACGCGGACCAACCGTGACCAGCATGACCGGGTCATCGACTGCGATTTAGAATACTGGCGCTATGACGCGCTGCACATTGATGTGGAAGTGAGTTGA